One window of the Nicotiana tabacum cultivar K326 chromosome 4, ASM71507v2, whole genome shotgun sequence genome contains the following:
- the LOC142180005 gene encoding uncharacterized protein LOC142180005, protein MAEYEVCILGIRMVVDVVIKELLVIRDSDLMIHQVQGEWSTKNVKILPYLYCVKELCKKFTKIEFKHVPRIQNEFADALATLLSMIQHPNKNYINPIEIEIRDQHAYCFHVNEELDGKLWYHDIKKSLATREYLENATNGQKRPLMRLENHIFLNGEVLYRRTPYLGLSRCVDAAEATGLLEEIHVGTCGPHMNGFILAKKILRAGYFWMTMENNSIRYVQKCHQCQIHGDFIRVPPNVLNVMGSPWPFADWGMDVIGPIEPAASNMHPFILVVIDYFTKWVKTSTYKAVTKKVLADFVRNNIVCRFGILESIITDNAANLMREICEKFRIVHRNTTAYRPQMNGAVEAANKNIKRIL, encoded by the coding sequence atggctgaatacgaagtGTGCATACTTGGTATCAGAATGGTAGTCGACGTGGTAATCAAAGAACTTTTGGTCATAAGGGATTCCGATCTAATGATACACCAAGTCCAAGGGGAATGGTCTACCAAAAATGTCAAGATCCTTCCATACCTGTACTGCGTGAAAGAGTTatgcaagaagttcacaaagatTGAGTTCAAGCACGTCCCCAGGATTCAGAACGAGTTCGCTGACGCCCTTGCAACTCTATTatctatgattcagcatccaAACAAGAACTACATCAACCCTATCGAGATAGAGATCAGGGATCAACATGCCTATTGCTTCCATGTAAATGAAGAGCTAGATGGTAAACTATGGTATCACGACATCAAAAAATCCCTTGCAACCAGAGAATACTTGGAGAATGCTACTAATGGTCAAAAGCGGCCCCTCATGAGATTGGAAAACCACATTTTCCTCAATGGGGAAgtcctgtacaggaggaccccATATTTAGGTTTGTCGAGATGTGTAGACGCTGCCGAGGCAACCGGGTTATTGGAGGAAATACATGTAGGAacgtgcggaccccacatgaatgggttcATATTAGCCAAGAAGATCTTGAGagctggatacttttggatgactatggaaaacaATAGTATCCGCTATGTgcagaagtgtcaccagtgccagatTCACGGAGATTTCATCCGAGTTCCACCGAATGTGTTGAATGTGATGGGTTCACCCTGGCCGTTCGCCGATTGGGGCATGGACGTGATTGGGCCTATAGAGCCCGCTGCATCAAATATGCATCCCTTCATCTTGGTAGTTATCGACTACTTTACTAAATGGGTCAAAACATCTACTTACAAGGCCGTCACAAAAAAGGTATTGGCAGATTTCGTCCGGAACAACATCGTCTGCAGATTTGGAATACTGGAGTCTatcattactgacaatgccgcTAACCTCATGAGAGAAATTTGCGAGAAGTTCAGAATCGTCCACCGTAATACCACAGCCTACAGACCACAAATGAATggggcagtcgaggcagccaacaaaaatatcaagaggaTTCTATGA